In one Polyangium spumosum genomic region, the following are encoded:
- a CDS encoding glutamate synthase subunit beta, translating into MGKVKGFLEIPRKEPELVPVPARIKRYEELVLPMAPAEVSRQGARCMDCGIPFCHDGCPVNNVIPDWNDLVYRGKWRQALEVLQSTNNFPEFTGRVCPAPCEAACTLNINDQPVTIKTIEQSIADRGWQEGWIVPKPASKKTGKHVAVVGSGPAGLACAQELARSGHEVTVFEKHDRPGGLLRYGIPDFKLEKRHVDRRIEQMQAEGVVFRTGVHVGVTIPAKELLDGFDAVVLAGGSEAPRALDVPGRDLGGIHYAMEYLTQQNKVLAGDRVPGQILATGKDVVVLGGGDTGSDCIGTAVRQGARSVTNFELLPEPPQQENKSLTWPYWPMKLRTSSSHAEGCTRDFAIATKGFSGKDGRVEVLHAVRLAWNEGPSGALRAEEIPGSAFDVPADLVLLALGYLHPVRAGMLEELGVELDARGNVKADTRAHRTSNPKVFAAGDMRRGQSLVVWAIREGRDAARAVNGFLRSSPDR; encoded by the coding sequence ATGGGTAAGGTGAAGGGCTTTCTGGAGATCCCGCGCAAGGAGCCGGAGCTCGTGCCGGTCCCCGCGCGGATCAAGCGATACGAGGAGCTCGTCCTGCCGATGGCGCCCGCCGAGGTGAGCCGGCAGGGCGCGCGTTGCATGGATTGTGGCATCCCGTTTTGCCACGACGGCTGCCCCGTGAACAACGTCATCCCCGACTGGAATGACCTCGTCTATCGCGGCAAGTGGCGCCAGGCGCTCGAGGTCCTGCAATCGACGAACAATTTCCCCGAGTTCACGGGGCGCGTCTGCCCGGCGCCGTGCGAGGCGGCCTGCACGCTGAACATCAACGATCAGCCGGTCACCATCAAGACGATCGAGCAATCGATCGCCGACCGCGGCTGGCAAGAGGGCTGGATCGTCCCGAAGCCCGCGAGCAAGAAGACGGGCAAGCATGTCGCCGTGGTGGGCTCGGGTCCGGCGGGGCTCGCCTGCGCGCAGGAGCTCGCGCGGTCAGGGCACGAGGTCACCGTCTTCGAGAAGCACGATCGGCCGGGCGGATTGCTCCGGTACGGGATCCCCGATTTCAAGCTGGAGAAGCGGCACGTCGATCGCCGCATCGAGCAGATGCAGGCCGAAGGCGTGGTGTTCCGGACGGGCGTGCACGTCGGCGTGACGATTCCGGCGAAGGAGCTGCTCGATGGATTCGACGCGGTCGTGCTCGCGGGTGGCTCGGAGGCGCCGCGGGCGCTCGACGTGCCGGGGCGGGATCTCGGCGGGATCCATTACGCGATGGAGTACCTGACGCAGCAGAACAAGGTGCTCGCGGGCGACCGTGTCCCGGGGCAGATCCTCGCGACGGGCAAGGACGTGGTGGTGCTCGGCGGCGGCGACACCGGGTCGGATTGTATCGGCACCGCGGTGCGACAGGGCGCGCGATCCGTCACGAACTTCGAGCTCTTGCCCGAGCCGCCGCAGCAGGAAAACAAGAGCCTCACGTGGCCGTACTGGCCGATGAAGCTCCGCACGTCGAGCTCCCACGCGGAGGGTTGTACACGCGATTTTGCCATCGCGACGAAGGGCTTCTCCGGCAAGGACGGCCGGGTCGAGGTCCTCCACGCCGTGCGGCTCGCCTGGAACGAGGGCCCGAGCGGCGCGCTCCGGGCGGAGGAGATCCCGGGATCCGCATTCGACGTCCCAGCGGATCTCGTGCTGCTCGCGCTCGGGTACTTGCACCCGGTCCGCGCGGGGATGCTGGAAGAGCTCGGCGTGGAGCTCGACGCGCGTGGCAACGTCAAGGCCGACACGCGCGCGCACCGCACCTCGAACCCGAAGGTGTTCGCCGCCGGGGACATGCGTCGTGGTCAATCCCTCGTCGTGTGGGCGATCCGCGAGGGGCGGGACGCGGCGCGGGCGGTGAATGGGTTTTTGCGAAGCTCGCCCGATCGCTGA